Proteins from one uncultured Desulfuromonas sp. genomic window:
- a CDS encoding IS110 family transposase, with protein MTQAQDRLQQFRKLRESIRGCKTTLVVGIDIAKDKHHAFFGDANGRTLWKKLIFYNTIEDFKKLQAMADSLMVKHTLKKCVYGVEPTASYHKPLAEYLIRNNEQVVYVSNVAVAKNRTLLDGRWDKNDTKDAANIADLVSQGRCQFYDPGEDAIRELRSLLAYRAKLKKQEHGLRMRIRNNLLAQYFPELDKQMPQGGQDGLILDLIANDFDPARIAAMSFDDFRRGYQMQKRSMAQERLLEAIWQASQLSVGCALPDSAAWEGRALVEQLRQVRQIKHDLEKRLKDVAQTFPAYACLLTIPGFGPIVSAMTLAAIGDANRFTSRKQVLRLAGLDLSASRSGKKSDSAIPVISKQGKAGLRYALVQAAQIASYKDATIRTYFTGLLKGREMERGIKLKMRVKLAAKMLIIAWTLMKRNQAFDSDCFTRT; from the coding sequence ATGACGCAAGCACAAGACAGGTTACAACAGTTCAGGAAGTTGCGCGAATCCATTCGCGGCTGCAAAACGACACTGGTGGTCGGGATTGATATTGCCAAGGATAAACATCATGCTTTTTTCGGCGATGCAAACGGCAGGACGCTTTGGAAAAAATTGATCTTTTACAATACCATCGAAGATTTTAAAAAGCTTCAGGCCATGGCGGATAGCCTGATGGTGAAGCACACGTTGAAAAAATGTGTCTATGGTGTCGAACCAACGGCTTCTTATCACAAACCACTGGCTGAATATTTGATTCGCAACAACGAGCAGGTTGTTTATGTCTCCAATGTTGCCGTAGCCAAAAACAGAACGTTGCTGGATGGCCGCTGGGACAAAAACGACACCAAGGATGCCGCGAATATTGCTGATCTGGTTAGTCAGGGGCGCTGCCAATTTTATGATCCCGGCGAGGATGCGATCCGTGAATTACGCAGTTTGCTCGCTTATCGGGCCAAGTTAAAAAAGCAGGAACACGGCTTGCGAATGCGCATCCGCAACAATTTACTGGCCCAGTATTTCCCGGAATTGGACAAGCAGATGCCCCAAGGCGGGCAAGATGGCCTCATTCTCGATCTCATTGCCAACGATTTCGACCCGGCACGCATTGCCGCGATGTCCTTTGACGATTTTCGCCGGGGCTACCAGATGCAAAAACGCTCCATGGCTCAAGAACGCCTGTTAGAGGCCATCTGGCAGGCCAGTCAGCTTTCCGTCGGCTGCGCCTTGCCCGACTCGGCAGCCTGGGAGGGCCGCGCACTGGTCGAACAGCTCCGTCAGGTGCGCCAGATCAAGCATGACTTGGAAAAACGACTCAAGGACGTTGCGCAAACGTTCCCGGCCTACGCCTGTCTGCTGACAATCCCCGGCTTTGGCCCCATCGTCTCAGCCATGACCCTGGCGGCCATTGGCGATGCCAATCGCTTTACCAGCCGCAAGCAGGTCCTGCGTCTGGCGGGACTGGACCTCAGCGCTTCACGAAGCGGCAAGAAAAGCGACAGCGCGATACCTGTCATCTCCAAACAAGGCAAAGCCGGATTGCGCTATGCCCTGGTGCAGGCGGCACAAATTGCCAGCTACAAAGATGCAACCATCCGTACCTATTTTACCGGCCTGCTCAAAGGGCGGGAAATGGAACGCGGCATCAAGTTAAAGATGCGGGTCAAGTTGGCGGCCAAAATGCTGATTATTGCCTGGACCCTGATGAAACGGAACCAGGCGTTTGATTCCGACTGCTTCACAAGGACGTGA
- a CDS encoding transposase, which translates to MSRPLRIEYPGAWYHVMNRGRRREDIYQDDEDFLLFLKVLQDTSKMWNLKVSAYCLMSNHYHLLVQTPDGNLSRCMRHLNGVYTQRYNRRHSTDGQLFRGRYKAVLVEEDSHLLQLLRYIHRNPVEAGIVLELDAYTWCSHCGYLADEKGWQWLHRTPLLKMFASTKKKAFSDYLSFVRKQDSEEVQQFFSRKNLPSIFGSEGFIEKIRNKYEFFLQDKEIAGRDVLSVDSAVVINAVCKVCQVTELALKTTRRGTTNLARDLAVYTLRAHSQKTLAEIGNVIGCENYSTVSSAIVRMKKALESDPKARKLYKKICLELKVSQRQT; encoded by the coding sequence ATGTCGAGACCTTTACGCATAGAATATCCGGGTGCCTGGTATCACGTGATGAATCGTGGGCGGCGGCGAGAAGACATTTATCAGGACGACGAGGATTTCCTCCTGTTCCTGAAAGTATTGCAAGATACTTCAAAGATGTGGAACTTGAAAGTGTCTGCCTATTGCCTGATGTCGAACCATTATCATCTATTAGTGCAGACACCGGATGGTAATCTCTCCCGTTGTATGCGCCATCTTAACGGTGTTTATACCCAGCGCTATAATCGCAGACACAGCACTGACGGCCAATTGTTCCGTGGCCGCTACAAAGCAGTGTTGGTCGAAGAGGACAGCCATTTGTTGCAACTCTTACGTTATATCCACCGCAATCCTGTCGAAGCCGGTATTGTTTTAGAGTTGGATGCGTACACATGGTGTAGTCATTGCGGTTATCTTGCTGACGAGAAAGGCTGGCAGTGGTTGCACCGCACCCCATTATTGAAGATGTTTGCATCAACAAAGAAAAAAGCTTTTAGCGATTATCTCTCTTTTGTGAGAAAGCAAGATTCTGAAGAGGTGCAGCAATTTTTTTCACGAAAAAATCTTCCGTCGATTTTTGGCTCTGAGGGTTTTATCGAGAAGATAAGAAACAAGTACGAGTTCTTCCTTCAGGATAAAGAAATTGCAGGGCGAGATGTTTTATCTGTCGATTCTGCTGTGGTGATCAACGCCGTATGTAAGGTATGTCAGGTCACTGAACTGGCGTTAAAGACGACAAGGCGGGGCACAACCAACCTTGCAAGGGATTTGGCTGTTTATACTCTCAGGGCACATAGTCAAAAAACGCTTGCTGAAATTGGCAATGTGATCGGTTGTGAGAATTATAGCACCGTCAGTTCTGCCATTGTGCGCATGAAAAAAGCGTTGGAGAGTGACCCAAAGGCGAGAAAATTGTACAAGAAGATTTGTTTAGAACTTAAGGTTAGTCAAAGGCAGACTTGA
- a CDS encoding DUF1295 domain-containing protein produces the protein MESNRSKKAGVDRSHDRSFIEKIAFASGHFVIVLICLWLVFYSGSTKISSLFGADWALSDLTRSYILLACAFLYWARHLITLFYLLDRKVEWSEVLGLLCFMALLEIGLLLVGGGAFRDEAIGLGWRDTLAVVLLLLGSFLNSYSELQRKWWKKDPINKGHCYTKGLFKYSIHMNYFGDTVMFTGWCLFTSCVWTLAVPLIMAGLFIFYHIPGLDSYLAGRYGKEFELYSDRTKKFIPFLY, from the coding sequence ATGGAGAGTAATCGTTCTAAAAAAGCAGGAGTTGATCGATCTCATGACCGATCCTTCATAGAGAAGATAGCTTTTGCTTCAGGCCATTTTGTAATTGTCCTGATTTGTCTTTGGCTTGTTTTTTATTCGGGGAGTACAAAAATAAGCAGTCTGTTTGGTGCTGACTGGGCGCTTTCTGATTTAACAAGATCATATATTTTACTCGCATGTGCTTTTTTATACTGGGCGCGACACTTAATTACCTTATTTTATCTGTTGGACCGCAAAGTTGAATGGTCAGAGGTCTTGGGCTTACTTTGTTTTATGGCTCTGTTAGAGATTGGTTTGTTGCTTGTCGGTGGTGGCGCGTTTAGAGACGAGGCCATAGGTTTGGGTTGGCGTGATACTCTCGCGGTTGTTTTATTATTATTGGGTTCTTTTTTGAACAGTTACTCTGAATTGCAACGTAAATGGTGGAAGAAAGATCCAATAAATAAAGGCCATTGTTACACAAAGGGATTGTTTAAATATTCAATACATATGAACTATTTTGGCGACACGGTCATGTTCACGGGGTGGTGTTTATTCACGTCCTGCGTATGGACACTTGCTGTGCCACTGATAATGGCAGGTCTGTTCATTTTTTATCATATTCCTGGACTCGATTCTTATCTTGCTGGACGCTATGGAAAGGAATTTGAGTTATATTCAGATAGGACCAAAAAATTTATTCCATTTTTATACTGA
- a CDS encoding 4Fe-4S binding protein, translating into MTGEKEKISSKRRQFLIRVPVLTAGLVALMKTPSRAWVQTGNNRRRIDSEVCINCQACVDACPTNAIVEGNDTCVVNATLCIGCQVCDAECPVEAIEEGTEIIAPTVYTDECVACGACTNECPTNAISVGEYAVININACSGCRRCVDGCPVQALG; encoded by the coding sequence ATGACGGGGGAAAAAGAAAAAATCAGTTCCAAGCGCAGGCAGTTCCTGATTCGTGTCCCGGTTTTAACAGCCGGGCTCGTGGCTCTGATGAAAACACCCAGTCGAGCCTGGGTGCAGACCGGTAATAACCGTCGCCGGATTGATTCGGAGGTGTGTATAAATTGCCAAGCCTGCGTCGATGCCTGTCCGACCAATGCCATCGTAGAGGGCAATGACACCTGCGTCGTCAATGCCACCCTCTGCATCGGTTGCCAAGTCTGCGATGCGGAATGTCCTGTTGAAGCCATCGAAGAGGGAACGGAGATCATTGCGCCCACCGTGTACACTGACGAATGTGTGGCGTGCGGTGCCTGTACAAATGAATGTCCAACCAACGCCATCAGTGTTGGTGAGTATGCCGTCATCAACATCAATGCGTGTTCCGGTTGTCGCAGGTGTGTGGACGGCTGCCCGGTTCAGGCCTTGGGGTAA
- a CDS encoding DUF945 family protein has product MKKALAGAVVLIALLIAAPFVNGLMMEKILRSQVDKANELYESQPYSPTFEITRYERGFGTSEIEFKITFTQWPDVNEVQTIIINEKAKHSILGVTSTASLTQNSWYNDFINEALEGVDPLTITSQFNIFSGLSTTLTLAAFEFDADEDHFVVSPATLDIKTDRSGKHLLANGSFDGFSIADVLDLKGCSVTSDIDVYSTMIMDGDASISVDQISVYAGDQNAIMDVSTLKVTSTTDYNEESQRLSTTTTYSVDKIVTDDEEINNLNVNVGINQLDSESLQNLYDSYISMISDLMTNISASQNDPEKIEEIMQQQLPMIGLGLLPQVEKLLTKDLQIEITDLHVGLSEGDVDGDLAIALKKDMTLADFATIAQQPQTLVDVFSFTSNLSLPEGLVPDQQSLLVPLFEGMQTGVFEQQEGKLVHQAEIKDNQLLLNGQELVL; this is encoded by the coding sequence ATGAAAAAAGCTCTTGCAGGCGCAGTGGTTCTGATCGCCCTCCTTATTGCCGCACCCTTTGTCAACGGCCTGATGATGGAGAAAATCCTCCGTAGTCAAGTCGACAAGGCCAATGAACTGTACGAGTCGCAACCCTATTCCCCGACCTTTGAAATTACCCGGTATGAGCGCGGATTCGGTACGTCTGAAATCGAATTTAAAATCACCTTTACCCAGTGGCCTGACGTCAATGAGGTTCAAACGATTATCATCAATGAAAAAGCCAAGCACAGCATTCTGGGCGTCACCTCAACAGCCAGTTTGACACAAAATAGCTGGTACAACGACTTTATCAATGAAGCCCTGGAGGGTGTTGACCCGCTCACCATCACCAGCCAGTTCAACATTTTCAGTGGTCTTTCAACCACTCTGACCCTGGCCGCTTTTGAGTTTGATGCGGATGAAGATCACTTTGTGGTCAGCCCCGCAACTCTTGACATTAAAACAGACCGCTCCGGCAAACACCTTCTGGCAAATGGCTCTTTTGATGGCTTTTCCATTGCCGACGTCCTCGACCTCAAAGGGTGTTCCGTTACCTCCGATATCGACGTGTACTCAACGATGATTATGGACGGCGACGCATCCATATCCGTTGATCAGATCAGCGTTTATGCTGGCGATCAAAACGCCATTATGGACGTCTCGACTCTCAAAGTGACATCGACAACGGATTACAATGAAGAAAGCCAGAGACTATCAACGACCACCACGTACAGTGTCGACAAAATCGTTACCGACGACGAAGAGATCAACAACCTCAACGTCAATGTTGGCATCAATCAACTGGATTCCGAAAGTCTACAAAATCTCTACGATAGCTACATCAGCATGATCAGCGATTTGATGACCAACATTTCCGCCTCACAGAATGACCCTGAGAAAATTGAAGAAATCATGCAACAACAGCTCCCCATGATCGGACTGGGCCTGCTCCCGCAAGTGGAAAAACTGTTAACAAAAGACCTGCAAATCGAGATCACGGATCTGCATGTCGGCTTGTCTGAAGGGGACGTGGATGGTGACCTTGCCATTGCACTGAAAAAAGATATGACCCTGGCGGACTTCGCGACAATCGCACAACAGCCGCAAACACTGGTGGACGTGTTTTCTTTTACCTCCAACCTGAGCTTGCCCGAGGGATTAGTCCCGGACCAACAAAGTCTGCTCGTACCCCTGTTTGAAGGGATGCAAACAGGCGTGTTCGAGCAACAGGAAGGAAAGCTCGTCCATCAGGCTGAGATCAAAGACAACCAACTACTGCTTAATGGACAGGAGTTAGTTTTGTAG
- the mtnA gene encoding S-methyl-5-thioribose-1-phosphate isomerase: MPIKPIKFENGVCRMIDQRLLPAQEVWLDYRDYRSVAEAIQTMVVRGAPAIGVAAAFGAAFAAAEIEAEDFAAFEPQFEACCAVLAATRPTAVNLFWALDRMKSVAKANQQLSLPDLRQVLLDEALTIAEDDDQINRAMGAHGQVLLPNKANILTHCNAGALATGGYGTALGVIRAAVEAGKQIEVFADETRPFWQGARLTAWELMQDDIPVTVICDNMAGYLMQQGRVDAVIVGADRITANGDVANKIGTYTVAVLAKEHGIPFYVAAPMSTIDLSLSDGSQIPIEERDPREVTHCGDTQLAPDGVKVYNPAFDVTPSHLVAAIITERGVVQGDYVNGLKALAQQRG, translated from the coding sequence ATGCCGATAAAACCCATTAAATTTGAAAACGGCGTTTGCCGGATGATTGATCAACGCCTGCTTCCGGCGCAAGAGGTGTGGCTGGACTACCGTGATTACCGCAGCGTGGCGGAAGCCATTCAAACCATGGTGGTGCGCGGCGCTCCGGCTATTGGGGTGGCTGCCGCGTTTGGGGCGGCCTTTGCTGCGGCTGAGATTGAGGCGGAGGACTTCGCCGCATTTGAGCCGCAATTTGAGGCGTGTTGTGCGGTCTTGGCGGCAACTCGCCCGACAGCGGTGAATCTGTTTTGGGCGTTGGATCGGATGAAATCCGTGGCGAAGGCCAACCAGCAATTGTCCTTGCCGGACCTGCGTCAGGTGCTGCTCGACGAAGCTCTGACCATTGCTGAAGACGATGATCAGATCAACCGCGCCATGGGGGCGCATGGCCAGGTGCTGCTTCCCAACAAAGCCAACATCCTCACGCATTGCAATGCCGGGGCGTTGGCCACGGGGGGCTATGGGACGGCGCTGGGCGTGATTCGCGCTGCGGTGGAAGCGGGCAAGCAGATTGAGGTGTTTGCCGATGAAACGCGGCCGTTCTGGCAGGGGGCACGTTTGACGGCCTGGGAGCTGATGCAGGATGATATCCCAGTGACGGTGATCTGCGATAACATGGCCGGCTATTTGATGCAGCAGGGCCGGGTGGATGCGGTGATTGTTGGCGCGGATCGCATTACCGCCAACGGCGATGTGGCCAACAAGATCGGCACCTACACCGTGGCGGTGCTGGCCAAGGAGCATGGCATTCCGTTTTACGTGGCTGCCCCCATGTCGACCATCGACCTGAGTTTGTCGGACGGCTCGCAAATTCCCATTGAGGAGCGCGATCCGCGTGAGGTAACACATTGCGGTGATACCCAACTGGCTCCAGACGGCGTCAAAGTGTATAACCCGGCGTTTGATGTGACTCCCTCCCATCTGGTGGCGGCCATCATCACGGAACGGGGTGTCGTTCAGGGTGATTATGTCAATGGCTTGAAAGCGCTGGCACAACAAAGGGGCTGA
- the glnE gene encoding bifunctional [glutamate--ammonia ligase]-adenylyl-L-tyrosine phosphorylase/[glutamate--ammonia-ligase] adenylyltransferase — MNEQMERLATLLQQADEGNKEQLCACITAMGFAEPERSVTNLQLLFEVLDDAALVARQSQMALTCGDPDLALNNLERCSNTVDPQQLAHCLAEETSNRRLMVMLGASPFLTGILCRDAEYFTDLFVRGEVDRKKDVDLMVAELAQRLDPETDFDSLQRCLRRYKYREVLRISARDLSETADLEEVTAELSSLAAATLRVACSHCERLLQQELGAPLLDEPDEQGRELATFTVLGMGKFGGWELNFSSDIDLIYFYSSTQGTTSGITNDKGETENQVTLHQYFVKLADMVTKAIGQVTEDGYVFRVDLDLRPEGRSGEMACSLRAAETYYESWGQNWERSAMMKARPVAGDLDLGERLLWALEPFIYRRYLDYGMIEDLKEMKQKIDCRQAQQRDCQNNLKLGRGGIREIEFFIQALQLIFAGKNPHVRQRSTLKAMVLLREAGHLSAEDAAALRQAYIFLRTVEHRIQVVQERQTHNLPTVDRDMLSLARRSGFDRQDAFEDRLQQHRDDVVRIYRELFYAGEDQAEDVIKPQVRALLDDSVDSDYTKDLLEEAGFQDVEQGFESLCRLREGKYGSPMTRRVRRYFQRILPVLIQEIVDSPEPDMALNNLEEFLMRIRAHGTFYALMAENHAIVRLLISLFSTSKFLSRIFIQRPEILDSLVSSGYAVEFKSLEVLRDELTEQLEQSLDYEDRLDQLRRFRSEEFLRIALNDLRGDQLQGRTTMQLSCLAVVCLEAAVEMARNELIPRFGLPYCPLEHGWKEAEFAVLGMGKLGGMEINYHSDLDIIFIYSGQGKNRPAKGTDPDRFKEISNQEYFSKLAQRIISVLTLATREGRVYEIDTRLRPSGNQGPLVTSLTAYQNYHEESAQLWERQALTKAQVVVGPPQITEQIEAINDQVTWEKPLPQELKAEIYRLRSRMEREIAKEGESQFNIKTGRGGMVDVEFLVQYLQLMYGKDVPEIRVCNTLAALNAIGDKGLLPKEVAEELENGYKFLRRLENKLRLVHDQSFNQISKDKKNLRRLARRLGYTKETDLPEQQFLRAYRKMTEQIRTHFDHYLKPEAGQ, encoded by the coding sequence ATGAACGAGCAGATGGAACGATTGGCGACACTGTTGCAGCAGGCTGACGAGGGCAACAAGGAACAACTGTGTGCCTGTATTACGGCGATGGGGTTTGCTGAACCGGAACGTAGCGTGACCAATCTGCAATTACTGTTTGAGGTTCTGGACGATGCTGCATTGGTGGCGCGTCAGTCCCAGATGGCGTTGACCTGTGGTGATCCTGATTTGGCGCTGAACAATCTCGAACGGTGCAGCAACACCGTGGACCCGCAGCAGTTAGCGCATTGTCTGGCCGAAGAGACCAGTAACCGTCGGCTGATGGTGATGCTCGGTGCCTCGCCGTTTTTGACCGGAATTTTGTGCCGCGATGCCGAATATTTTACCGATCTGTTCGTTCGTGGTGAAGTCGACCGCAAAAAAGATGTCGACCTTATGGTCGCCGAGCTGGCGCAGCGCCTTGACCCTGAGACGGACTTTGACTCATTACAGCGCTGTTTGCGGCGCTACAAATATCGTGAAGTGCTGCGCATCAGTGCCCGCGACCTGAGTGAAACCGCGGATCTCGAAGAAGTGACCGCGGAGCTCTCCAGCCTGGCAGCTGCGACACTTCGTGTTGCCTGCAGTCATTGTGAACGGCTGTTACAGCAGGAACTGGGGGCACCGCTCCTTGATGAACCGGATGAACAGGGCCGCGAGTTGGCCACCTTTACCGTGCTCGGCATGGGCAAGTTCGGCGGCTGGGAGCTTAACTTTTCTTCCGATATCGACCTGATCTATTTCTACTCTTCGACTCAGGGCACAACCAGCGGTATCACCAATGATAAGGGGGAAACGGAAAACCAGGTCACCCTGCATCAGTATTTTGTCAAGCTGGCCGATATGGTGACCAAAGCCATTGGCCAGGTGACCGAAGATGGTTATGTCTTTCGCGTTGATCTGGATTTGCGTCCCGAAGGACGCAGCGGCGAGATGGCCTGTTCTTTGCGCGCGGCGGAGACCTATTACGAAAGCTGGGGACAGAACTGGGAGCGCTCGGCTATGATGAAAGCGCGGCCGGTAGCCGGTGATCTTGATCTTGGTGAGCGTTTGTTATGGGCCCTGGAGCCGTTTATTTACCGACGTTACCTTGATTACGGCATGATCGAAGATCTCAAGGAGATGAAGCAGAAGATCGACTGCCGACAAGCTCAGCAGCGCGATTGCCAGAACAATCTTAAATTGGGGCGTGGCGGCATTCGCGAGATCGAATTTTTCATCCAGGCTCTACAGTTGATCTTTGCCGGAAAAAATCCTCACGTGCGCCAACGCAGCACCCTTAAGGCCATGGTACTGTTGCGCGAAGCCGGACATTTGAGTGCTGAAGATGCGGCGGCTTTGCGCCAGGCGTATATCTTTTTACGCACTGTCGAACACCGCATTCAGGTGGTTCAGGAACGCCAGACCCACAATTTACCCACGGTGGATCGAGATATGCTCTCTCTGGCACGGCGCAGCGGTTTTGACCGCCAGGATGCCTTTGAGGACCGCCTGCAACAACATCGTGACGACGTGGTGCGCATCTATCGCGAACTGTTTTACGCCGGAGAAGATCAGGCTGAAGATGTCATCAAACCGCAGGTGCGCGCGTTGCTTGATGATTCCGTCGACAGTGACTATACCAAAGACCTGCTTGAGGAAGCCGGTTTTCAGGATGTGGAACAGGGCTTCGAAAGTCTGTGCCGGTTGCGTGAAGGCAAATACGGTTCTCCCATGACCCGGCGGGTGCGTCGTTATTTTCAGCGTATTCTGCCGGTGTTGATTCAGGAAATTGTTGACTCTCCCGAACCGGACATGGCTCTGAACAACCTTGAAGAGTTTCTGATGCGGATTCGGGCTCACGGCACGTTTTACGCGCTGATGGCAGAGAACCACGCCATTGTCCGGTTGTTGATCTCACTGTTCAGCACCAGCAAATTTTTATCGCGGATTTTTATCCAGCGCCCGGAAATTCTCGATTCACTGGTGTCGAGCGGTTATGCCGTGGAGTTCAAATCGCTCGAAGTGCTGCGCGATGAGCTGACCGAACAATTGGAGCAGTCGCTGGATTACGAAGACCGCCTTGACCAACTGCGTCGTTTCCGCAGTGAAGAGTTTTTGCGCATTGCCCTCAACGATCTACGTGGTGATCAATTGCAGGGGCGCACCACCATGCAGCTCAGTTGTCTGGCTGTCGTCTGTCTCGAAGCGGCGGTGGAGATGGCGCGCAATGAATTGATCCCCCGCTTTGGTCTGCCCTATTGTCCTCTCGAACATGGCTGGAAAGAAGCCGAGTTTGCCGTGCTCGGCATGGGCAAGCTGGGTGGCATGGAGATCAACTATCACTCCGATCTCGATATCATCTTTATCTACAGCGGGCAGGGCAAGAACCGCCCGGCCAAAGGCACTGACCCGGATCGATTCAAAGAAATCTCCAATCAGGAATACTTCTCCAAGCTGGCGCAACGGATTATCTCCGTATTGACCCTGGCCACCCGCGAGGGGCGGGTTTATGAGATTGATACCCGGCTGCGTCCTTCCGGTAATCAAGGACCGCTGGTCACCAGTTTGACCGCTTACCAGAACTACCATGAAGAATCCGCGCAATTGTGGGAGCGCCAGGCACTGACCAAGGCTCAGGTGGTGGTGGGCCCGCCGCAGATCACCGAGCAGATCGAGGCGATTAACGACCAGGTGACTTGGGAAAAACCATTGCCCCAGGAACTTAAAGCCGAAATTTACCGACTGCGCAGTCGCATGGAGCGCGAGATCGCCAAAGAGGGCGAATCACAGTTTAATATCAAGACCGGGCGCGGTGGCATGGTTGATGTTGAGTTTCTTGTTCAGTATCTGCAGCTGATGTATGGCAAGGACGTGCCCGAGATTCGTGTCTGTAATACCTTGGCAGCGCTGAACGCTATTGGCGATAAGGGATTGCTGCCTAAAGAGGTCGCCGAGGAACTGGAAAACGGTTATAAATTTTTGCGACGATTGGAAAATAAACTGCGCCTTGTTCATGACCAGTCGTTTAATCAAATCTCTAAGGATAAAAAAAACCTGCGTCGTCTGGCCCGGCGTCTCGGCTACACCAAGGAAACAGATCTGCCGGAGCAACAGTTCCTGCGGGCCTATCGTAAGATGACCGAACAGATTCGCACCCATTTTGATCATTATCTTAAACCTGAAGCGGGTCAGTAA
- the ttcA gene encoding tRNA 2-thiocytidine(32) synthetase TtcA gives MPLFHKKNPPVSEQKLFAKIKRLAGKAVGDFNLIEENDRILVAISGGKDSWTMLHVLKELCRRAPIHYELVPVTINPGFDGFDTATITHYLAELGFTAHIETTNGEEVINAHLRPGSSYCAFCARLRRGALYTTAQKLGCNKVALGHHLDDHLETLLLNQFYSGTISAMSPKLLADNGEQTVIRPLVYVEEQLIDQWTTLREVPRVDCSCPMLVRRDQKRQRMKILIEELQREIPQIKNSLLNAMRNVQPRHLLDKNLKEF, from the coding sequence CTGCCCCTTTTCCACAAAAAGAATCCTCCAGTGAGCGAACAGAAACTTTTTGCAAAAATCAAACGCCTGGCCGGCAAGGCCGTGGGCGATTTCAACCTGATTGAGGAAAACGACCGCATTCTGGTTGCCATCTCCGGCGGCAAGGACTCGTGGACCATGCTCCACGTGCTTAAAGAGCTGTGTCGGCGTGCGCCGATCCACTACGAGCTGGTGCCGGTAACCATCAATCCCGGCTTTGATGGCTTTGACACCGCCACCATCACCCACTACCTGGCCGAACTGGGTTTCACGGCCCATATTGAAACCACCAATGGCGAAGAGGTGATCAACGCCCATCTGCGTCCCGGCTCGTCCTACTGCGCGTTCTGTGCCCGATTGCGTCGTGGGGCGCTCTACACCACGGCTCAAAAACTCGGCTGCAACAAAGTCGCCCTCGGCCACCATCTCGACGACCATCTCGAAACCCTGCTGCTCAATCAGTTTTACTCCGGCACCATCAGTGCCATGAGTCCCAAGCTGCTGGCAGACAACGGTGAACAGACCGTGATCCGGCCGCTGGTTTATGTTGAAGAACAGCTCATTGACCAATGGACGACGTTGCGCGAAGTACCACGTGTCGACTGCAGTTGCCCAATGCTGGTGCGCCGCGATCAGAAGCGCCAACGGATGAAAATATTGATTGAAGAGCTACAGAGGGAGATCCCGCAGATCAAAAACAGTCTGCTCAATGCCATGCGCAATGTGCAGCCACGCCATTTGCTGGATAAAAATTTGAAGGAATTTTAA